A segment of the Pseudomonas serboccidentalis genome:
GACCCGTGGCACGGGCGGAGTCGGTGCTGTTCCTCAATCCGGGTACCACTCAGGAAGCCTTCTGGGTCAGTTACTCGCAATTCATGCAAGCGGCGGCTCGGGACCTGGGTGTCGATTTGCAGATTCTGTATGCCCAGCGCCAGCCCGAACTCACCGTGGCTCAGGCGCGAGTCGCCCTGCAAGGGCCGCATCGTCCCGATTACCTGGTGTTCGTCAACGAACAGTACATTGCGCCCCAGATCCTGCGGCTGGCCGAAGGCAGCGGGGTCAAGCTGTTCATGGTCAACGCAGTGCTGACCGCTGATCAGCAGGCGCTGGTCGGGGAGCGGCCCGATCGTATCGGCAGTCTGGTGCCCAACGACGAGGAGGGCGGCTACCTGATGATGAAGGAGCTGATTCGCCTGCATCCTGCGGTGGCGCGAGGCGAGCAGATCGAGGTACTGGCGTTCTCCGGCCTGAAAATCACGCCGTCGGCGCAGCTGCGCGAACGCGGCATGCAGCGAGCCTTGGCCGAACATCCTCAGGTGCGACTGCGGCAACTGGTCTACAGCGGCTGGACACAGCAGCGCGCCTACGAACAGGCGCGGCAACTGCTCAGCCGATACCCGAAGGTGTCGCTGGTGTGGTCGGCCAATGATGAAATGGCGTTCGGCGCGATGCGCGCGTTTGCCGAAGCGGGCAAGGTCCCGGGCAAGGATGTGTTGTTCAGTGCGGTCAACACCTCGCCCGAGGCGCTGCAGGCGGTGGTCGATGGACGCCTGAGCGCGCTGGTGGGCGGCCACTTCACCCTTGGCGGCTGGGCGCTGGTGGAATTGCACGACTACGATCAGGGCGTCGATCTGGCCCGGTATGGCGGACGTGATCGCCAGTTGCCGCTGTTGCAACTGATCGACAGGAATCAGGCCCGGCAGATGCTCGCCATGGGCTCGTCGCTCGGTTATGGCGTGAATTTTCGCAAACTGTCAGCCAAGGGCCGTCCGGCCACGTATCGCTACCCGTTCTTCCTGCAGACCCTGATGCACTGAACACCGTCAGACGCCGGCGAAATGCAGCACCAGTTTGACGATGGCAAACAGTGTCAGGGCAAACACGGCGGTGAACCCGATCCCCAGAATCACAAAGTGGCTGGGCTTGCCATGCGTGAAGTCCCTTGCCCGATTCTTTCCGCTCTGCACCCCGAACGCCGCCGCCAACACGCTGTGCAGCATCTGCCAGAAGCTCGGCGGTTTGTTGTCGACTGGATCGTCCATAAATCCCCCGTCTGTAAGGTATGTCCCGAAAGCATAGCCAATTCGCGGGTTTGTGCCGGGGCAGCCGGCGGTTTGCTGACGTGATTGGTAACAACCTGCCGTCGATGCGATAACTATGTACCGCAGATCGGCGGCGCGGACATGGTGTTCTGTTTTCCCATTTTTCGGAGAGACAGGATGTCCACTCAACCCCCTCGCAAGCCCTTGAGCGTTGAAGACGCGATACGCGCCAATGCCAGCCTCCATAGCCCGCTCCTGGCTCAGACGACGCCGGCCTGGCTGGTTGATGCCACCCCGGCCAGGCGCGCGGCCATGAAGGCCGCAGATACGCAGTTGCCCGGTTGGTACCAGGCACTTCCTGCCAACCAGCAACGGACCCTGCAGGCGCAAATCTGCGCCGGATTTGTCACCCAGTCGACGCTGGATAAAACCATGGCGGGCCTTGAAAACATCGAGGTCTTCGCCGAGGCGTTGCTGGTCAAGGCGCTGAAAGAGCAATTCAACGTTGAGGTCGACGTCAACAAAACCTTGTTATGCCTGCGCCATCCGCTGGAAATCGGTGTGCTGGAAATCGAGCTGTCGTCGTTTGAAGTGTTGAAGCTGCCCCTGCTGCAGGCCGCGCTGCACAACTTCGAAGCCGCAGAGTGCAAGGACGGTGCATATCATCATCAGTCCGGGTTCGTGCAGGAAACCTCGACCCCCGGCACCTTTCAGGCGGTCGAACCGGGGATGACCGTCGGCCAGTTTCTCTCGCTCTGTCGCACGCTCGACGTCGGCGCCCGTTATCAGGAGCGGCTGCAGGCGTTTTTCGAGTCGACGGCTGCATTGCGCGAGCAATTCATCGCCAGCCAGAAAGCCGCGTTGCGTGCCGCTGCCGAACTGGCCTTGCTGAAAAAGGACATCGAACCTGACGACTACAGCATGATCCTGTCGGTGGTCGACGGTGAGATCCATCCGCGATTGGGCGGCAAACCGGTGTGGTTTCGTGATCTGAGCCTGATGAAAAGAAGGATGACGGGCTGTGTCGTTTTCAGTATCAGTGAGCGCTATCGCTACACCAGCGAGTTCATCGTCTACATTCCGCACGATCCCGAACAGCCGCTCAAGCGCTGCAGCGGGGCGCAGATGCAGGAGATGCTCAAGAGCAAGTTCACCGCTACCGACAGCACGCCCGGCACCGGCGAGACAACCGCCTATCAGCGCTTTTTCAGTCAGTTCGTGGCTTATGCCGACCGGCCTTATTACTTCAGCCAGTTCAGCGAACCCACGGCGGATTCTCCGCCTGATCCGTTGCATTCGATCTGGGTCAAAGTCGCGCAGATGATTCCGCCGATTTCTACCGTGGCAGGGATCAAGGAGTTGCCCCCCGAGACACAAGGCAAGCGCCAGCCGGTGGCCGATCCTTACCTCAATCCATTCGGCATCACCCGCGCAGGCGTGGCCGGGATCTGGGCAGCCAACACCGATCTGTGGCAATACCTCTACGAGCAACACCACGCGAAGCTGTTGGCCGATGCCCGCGCTCACGCCGTGCCGACGGCGGATGCCGATGCCAAGGCGCGGGCAGAAAAGCTTGGCCATCTGCTGGAGTTCGGCATGTTCGCCTTTAATCTGGTGTCGATGTTCGTCCCGGTACTGGGCGAGATCATGATGGCGGTCATGGCCGGGCAACTGCTTTATGAGTCGTTCGAGGGGGCGATCGAGTGGTCCGAGAACGATCGCCGCGCAGCCAAGGCGCATCTGGTCGATGTGGCGCAAAACCTGGCGTTGATCGGGGTGATGGCCGGCGTCGGCAAGGGCCTCGGCAAACTGAGTGCGATCAAGGCCGAGCCCGTGATCGAAGGGCTGGAGCAGGTCAAGCGGCCTGATGGCAGCACCCGACTGTGGCAACCTGACCTGACGGCTTATGAAAGTGATGTCACGCTTGCCGCAACCTCTGTTCCCGATGCCCAAGGCATTCACCGGCTGAACGGCAATACCTACATTCGGTTGCACACCCGGGTTTACCAGACGCTCTTCGATCAACGTCTGCACAAGTGGCGCATTCTGCATCCGCGTGAGGCGGCAGCCTATCAAC
Coding sequences within it:
- a CDS encoding ABC transporter substrate-binding protein, which produces MLKFFHLSLLLLGTVFGPVARAESVLFLNPGTTQEAFWVSYSQFMQAAARDLGVDLQILYAQRQPELTVAQARVALQGPHRPDYLVFVNEQYIAPQILRLAEGSGVKLFMVNAVLTADQQALVGERPDRIGSLVPNDEEGGYLMMKELIRLHPAVARGEQIEVLAFSGLKITPSAQLRERGMQRALAEHPQVRLRQLVYSGWTQQRAYEQARQLLSRYPKVSLVWSANDEMAFGAMRAFAEAGKVPGKDVLFSAVNTSPEALQAVVDGRLSALVGGHFTLGGWALVELHDYDQGVDLARYGGRDRQLPLLQLIDRNQARQMLAMGSSLGYGVNFRKLSAKGRPATYRYPFFLQTLMH
- a CDS encoding DUF2970 domain-containing protein produces the protein MDDPVDNKPPSFWQMLHSVLAAAFGVQSGKNRARDFTHGKPSHFVILGIGFTAVFALTLFAIVKLVLHFAGV